One Hordeum vulgare subsp. vulgare chromosome 4H, MorexV3_pseudomolecules_assembly, whole genome shotgun sequence DNA window includes the following coding sequences:
- the LOC123449783 gene encoding nucleoside-triphosphatase THEP1 isoform X2 yields the protein MSPRHRPTGRGEDDAGHAGAGNPQVVPPAPRRPRILHPGGEGEWGEGRVRGRDARRAKRAACILQDFKFVVSCSPESVRWPTVGKYKVDVASLESLALPELQVKEDTDLFIIDEVGKMELFSPAFFPAVMRVMESNIPVLATIPLPRYGRDIPGVARLRNHPGADVFTLSTGDRDTMRESIYNQLSSRLMQKR from the exons atgtCTCCTCGTCACCGGCCCACCG GGCGTGGGGAAGACGACGCTGGTCATGCGGGTGCTGGAAACCCTCAGGTCGTCCCACCCGCACCTCGCCGTCCGCGGATTCTACACCC GGGAGGTGAGGGAGAATGGGGAGAGGGTCGGGTTCGAGGTCGTGACGCTCGACGGGCGAAGCGGGCCGCTTGCATCCTCCAGGATTTCAAG TTTGTGGTATCTTGCAGCCCTGAGTCTGTTAGATGGCCTACTGTTGGGAAGTACAAAGTAGATGTAGCGTCTTTGGAATCGCTAGCATTGCCTGAGTTGCAG GTCAAAGAAGACACAGATCTCTTCATCATTGATGAAGTGGGTAAAATGGAGTTGTTCAGTCCAGCATTTTTCCCTGCTGTGATGAGAGTTATGGAGTCCAACATCCCTGTGCTGGCCACCATACCACTACCAAGATATGGCCGAGACATTCCTGGAG TCGCAAGGTTGAGGAATCATCCTGGTGCAGATGTTTTCACCTTAAGCACTGGCGATAGGGATACCATGAGAGAGAGCATTTACAATCAGTTGAGCAGCAGATTGATGCAGAAGAGGTGA
- the LOC123449783 gene encoding cancer-related nucleoside-triphosphatase isoform X3 — protein sequence MSPRHRPTGEVRENGERVGFEVVTLDGRSGPLASSRISSPESVRWPTVGKYKVDVASLESLALPELQVKEDTDLFIIDEVGKMELFSPAFFPAVMRVMESNIPVLATIPLPRYGRDIPGVARLRNHPGADVFTLSTGDRDTMRESIYNQLSSRLMQKR from the exons atgtCTCCTCGTCACCGGCCCACCG GGGAGGTGAGGGAGAATGGGGAGAGGGTCGGGTTCGAGGTCGTGACGCTCGACGGGCGAAGCGGGCCGCTTGCATCCTCCAGGATTTCAAG CCCTGAGTCTGTTAGATGGCCTACTGTTGGGAAGTACAAAGTAGATGTAGCGTCTTTGGAATCGCTAGCATTGCCTGAGTTGCAG GTCAAAGAAGACACAGATCTCTTCATCATTGATGAAGTGGGTAAAATGGAGTTGTTCAGTCCAGCATTTTTCCCTGCTGTGATGAGAGTTATGGAGTCCAACATCCCTGTGCTGGCCACCATACCACTACCAAGATATGGCCGAGACATTCCTGGAG TCGCAAGGTTGAGGAATCATCCTGGTGCAGATGTTTTCACCTTAAGCACTGGCGATAGGGATACCATGAGAGAGAGCATTTACAATCAGTTGAGCAGCAGATTGATGCAGAAGAGGTGA
- the LOC123449783 gene encoding cancer-related nucleoside-triphosphatase isoform X1 → MAAASSRCLLVTGPPGVGKTTLVMRVLETLRSSHPHLAVRGFYTREVRENGERVGFEVVTLDGRSGPLASSRISSPESVRWPTVGKYKVDVASLESLALPELQVKEDTDLFIIDEVGKMELFSPAFFPAVMRVMESNIPVLATIPLPRYGRDIPGVARLRNHPGADVFTLSTGDRDTMRESIYNQLSSRLMQKR, encoded by the exons ATggccgccgcttcgtcgagatgtCTCCTCGTCACCGGCCCACCG GGCGTGGGGAAGACGACGCTGGTCATGCGGGTGCTGGAAACCCTCAGGTCGTCCCACCCGCACCTCGCCGTCCGCGGATTCTACACCC GGGAGGTGAGGGAGAATGGGGAGAGGGTCGGGTTCGAGGTCGTGACGCTCGACGGGCGAAGCGGGCCGCTTGCATCCTCCAGGATTTCAAG CCCTGAGTCTGTTAGATGGCCTACTGTTGGGAAGTACAAAGTAGATGTAGCGTCTTTGGAATCGCTAGCATTGCCTGAGTTGCAG GTCAAAGAAGACACAGATCTCTTCATCATTGATGAAGTGGGTAAAATGGAGTTGTTCAGTCCAGCATTTTTCCCTGCTGTGATGAGAGTTATGGAGTCCAACATCCCTGTGCTGGCCACCATACCACTACCAAGATATGGCCGAGACATTCCTGGAG TCGCAAGGTTGAGGAATCATCCTGGTGCAGATGTTTTCACCTTAAGCACTGGCGATAGGGATACCATGAGAGAGAGCATTTACAATCAGTTGAGCAGCAGATTGATGCAGAAGAGGTGA